A window of the Gossypium hirsutum isolate 1008001.06 chromosome A05, Gossypium_hirsutum_v2.1, whole genome shotgun sequence genome harbors these coding sequences:
- the LOC107960370 gene encoding membrane-anchored ubiquitin-fold protein 1 → MASVQDQLEIKFRLTDGSDIGPKTFPAATSVATLKESVVAQWPKEKENGPRTVKDVKLISAGKILENNKTLGECQSPLCDIPGGVTTMHVVVQPPPVEKEKKAVIEPKQNKCVCVIL, encoded by the exons ATGGCTAGTGTGCAAGATCAGTTGGAGATCAAGTTTCGATTGACAGATGGATCCGATATCGGTCCCAAAACTTTCCCTGCTGCTACTAGTGTTGCAACTTTGAAGGAAAGTGTTGTTGCTCAATGGCCTAAAG AGAAGGAAAATGGTCCGAGGACAGTGAAAGATGTCAAGTTAATCAGTGCTGGAAAAATATTGGAGAACAACAAAACTTTGGGAGAGTGTCAGAGCCCTCTTTGTGATATTCCCGGTGGGGTAACAACTATGCACGTTGTTGTTCAACCTCCTCCTGTGGAAAAAG AAAAGAAAGCAGTAATCGAACCAAAGCAGAACAAATGTGTTTGTGTCATATTATAA